The following proteins are encoded in a genomic region of Thermococcus pacificus:
- a CDS encoding alpha-glucosidase, with amino-acid sequence MKSRDILLDTAEVLESTLGRIDRITLLTDKEKERVKAKISEASKNFKKLAEEVEKDNEELAEFFYKKAKEFKTMSTDKAIEREGKKNYLKLADRILLYSRSAEYDFVPEKMKELKGVYRKYLFGMTAFFMLTGFYLNQFLAITALILAIPIVLSMLSLQRRGYLGLLLAYSAIPIPVIVGAMALSYGMRNLNDPAKIAEIAQHLSKSTTFAKGYLIVLVLLAAVELYLVLSSAVGLYKHRHAFL; translated from the coding sequence GTGAAGAGTAGGGACATTCTTCTTGACACAGCAGAGGTTCTCGAATCAACTCTCGGTAGAATTGACCGCATCACGCTCCTCACCGATAAGGAAAAGGAGCGCGTGAAGGCAAAGATAAGCGAGGCCTCGAAGAACTTCAAGAAGCTTGCAGAAGAGGTCGAAAAAGACAACGAAGAGCTTGCGGAGTTCTTCTATAAAAAGGCCAAGGAATTCAAGACCATGAGCACGGACAAGGCCATTGAGAGGGAAGGAAAGAAGAACTACCTGAAGCTCGCAGATAGGATTCTCCTCTACTCCCGCTCGGCCGAGTACGACTTCGTCCCTGAGAAGATGAAGGAACTGAAGGGGGTCTACCGGAAGTACCTCTTCGGGATGACGGCGTTCTTCATGCTCACGGGATTTTATCTGAACCAATTCCTCGCGATAACCGCGCTGATACTCGCTATACCGATAGTACTCTCAATGCTCTCCCTCCAGAGGAGGGGCTACCTGGGTCTCCTCCTTGCGTATTCTGCCATCCCAATACCCGTGATAGTGGGGGCCATGGCGCTGAGCTATGGTATGAGAAACCTAAACGACCCCGCGAAGATAGCGGAAATAGCCCAGCACCTCAGCAAGAGTACAACCTTCGCAAAGGGTTACCTAATCGTCCTCGTACTGCTGGCGGCCGTAGAACTTTACTTGGTGCTAAGTTCGGCCGTGGGGCTCTACAAGCACAGACATGCTTTCCTTTAG
- a CDS encoding P-loop NTPase family protein, producing MKEVVLLTGPPLNGRDEYITEALKLVENESYAYYHVFDYIREVGKERGVKITRKNVLDFAINHQDLMNEIRDEAFERIRREIDGSDKVYHLVSTPSLFRWGSGSVIGFTASNLKLLKPDRVIIVLDDVLSVRRRIINDPEWFERFGENPENIKLTTLVMWREDAINHVKTLVHELKKEGLEVRYVLQFGIRHPHAVFLDLLFHENEKPLVYLSYPMTGHEEEYYHRVRGFYNKLSEHFTVLDPGALDDWWVVAEYDAQVNADPSVKRIRIKHLLDGEEVEELDRADIEQATDILRRQLVERDFNLVDVSKAIAVYHYAEGVSAGVISEMAEAYRTLAAIYLYYPFKRRPSPFMEFYGMQNPSRRTMFKDEDEMIKAMVEEKEYWAKV from the coding sequence ATGAAGGAGGTAGTCCTGCTCACAGGCCCGCCGCTCAACGGCAGGGATGAGTACATAACCGAGGCGCTCAAGCTCGTGGAGAACGAGAGCTACGCCTACTACCATGTTTTTGATTACATAAGAGAAGTCGGCAAGGAGAGGGGCGTTAAGATAACGAGGAAGAACGTCCTCGACTTTGCCATAAACCACCAGGATTTGATGAATGAGATACGCGACGAGGCCTTTGAGAGAATCCGGAGGGAGATAGACGGGAGCGATAAGGTCTATCACCTCGTCTCAACGCCGAGCCTCTTCCGCTGGGGAAGTGGGAGTGTCATCGGCTTCACAGCGAGCAACCTCAAACTCCTGAAACCTGACCGCGTCATAATAGTCCTCGACGACGTCCTGTCCGTCAGGAGGAGGATCATCAACGACCCCGAATGGTTCGAGCGCTTCGGTGAGAACCCCGAGAACATAAAGCTCACCACCCTTGTTATGTGGCGCGAGGACGCGATAAACCACGTGAAGACCCTCGTCCACGAACTCAAGAAAGAGGGGCTCGAGGTTCGCTACGTCCTCCAGTTCGGCATAAGGCACCCACACGCTGTCTTCCTCGATCTGCTCTTCCACGAGAACGAGAAGCCCCTCGTCTACCTCAGCTACCCAATGACAGGTCACGAGGAGGAGTACTACCACCGCGTCAGGGGATTCTACAACAAGCTGAGCGAGCACTTCACGGTCCTTGATCCAGGAGCTTTAGACGACTGGTGGGTCGTCGCCGAATATGACGCTCAGGTGAACGCGGATCCCTCGGTAAAGCGCATCAGGATAAAGCACCTCCTTGATGGGGAGGAGGTTGAGGAGCTTGACAGGGCCGACATAGAGCAGGCTACCGACATACTGAGGCGCCAGCTCGTCGAGCGCGATTTCAACCTCGTCGACGTCAGCAAGGCGATAGCGGTTTATCACTACGCGGAGGGCGTTTCTGCAGGAGTTATAAGCGAGATGGCCGAGGCTTACAGAACGCTCGCTGCTATTTACCTCTACTACCCGTTCAAGAGAAGACCCAGCCCATTCATGGAGTTCTACGGCATGCAGAACCCGTCGAGGAGGACGATGTTCAAGGACGAGGACGAGATGATAAAGGCAATGGTGGAAGAAAAGGAGTACTGGGCGAAGGTGTGA
- the rqcH gene encoding ribosome rescue protein RqcH: MKEEMSSVDIRYIVRELQWLVGSRVDKVYHDGDEIRIKLRTKEGRADLILQAGKRFHLTSYVKEAPKSPSSFTMLLRKHLSGGFIDAIEQHGFDRIVKVKIGDYTIIGELFRRGNIILVDSENKIVAALRYEEYKDRRIMPKAEYQYPPARENPLEVSKERFLELMREEENLELVRALARKLNMGGMYAEEISIRAGFEKTAPVKELSDDDLLKVYDAMLRTFNDEPRPNIVFKDGNMHDVVPIELRIYDGFEKKYFNTFSEALDEYFGKITVEKAKVEQTKKLEAKKRQLLMTLRKQEEMLKGFEESAKANQEIGDLIYANYALVERLLEEFRKATETLGWDEFKRRIEEGKKAGNKVALMVKGIDPKEKAVTIELEGKKVRLYLNRSIGENAELYYENAKKFRHKYEGALKAYEDTKRKLDEVEKLIEEEMKKELNVKKIERRKKKWFEKFRWFISSEGFLVLAGKDASTNEILIKRHMTDNDLYCHADVYGAPHVVIKDGQKAGEKTVFEACQFAVSMSKAWSRGVYSEDAYWAYPNQVTKQTPSGEYLGKGAFMVYGKRNWLHGLPLKLAVGVINYEGEDYVICAPVDAIKAHTDKYIVIRPGSLKKSELVKRIKHILEKWGYKVREEDIMAVLPPGNGDVVEVVG; this comes from the coding sequence ATGAAGGAGGAAATGAGCAGCGTTGATATACGCTACATAGTTAGAGAACTCCAGTGGCTGGTTGGTTCTCGCGTTGATAAGGTTTACCACGACGGGGATGAGATAAGGATAAAGCTCCGCACGAAAGAGGGCAGGGCAGACCTCATTCTCCAGGCAGGGAAGCGCTTCCATCTGACGAGCTACGTCAAGGAGGCCCCAAAGAGTCCGTCGAGCTTCACGATGCTCCTCAGGAAGCATCTCTCCGGTGGCTTCATCGATGCCATAGAGCAGCACGGCTTCGACAGGATAGTTAAGGTCAAAATCGGGGACTACACCATCATAGGCGAGCTTTTCAGGCGTGGAAACATCATCCTCGTGGATTCTGAGAACAAGATTGTTGCGGCGCTTCGCTACGAGGAGTACAAGGACCGGAGGATAATGCCGAAGGCCGAGTACCAGTATCCGCCCGCGAGGGAGAACCCGCTCGAGGTCTCGAAGGAGCGCTTCCTGGAGCTTATGCGGGAGGAAGAGAATCTAGAGCTCGTCCGGGCCCTGGCGAGAAAACTAAACATGGGCGGTATGTACGCGGAGGAGATTTCCATCCGGGCGGGCTTCGAGAAGACGGCGCCAGTTAAAGAGCTGAGCGACGATGACCTCCTAAAGGTTTATGACGCGATGCTCAGGACCTTCAACGACGAGCCAAGGCCAAACATAGTCTTTAAAGACGGCAACATGCACGACGTCGTCCCGATAGAGCTGAGGATCTACGATGGGTTTGAGAAGAAGTACTTCAACACCTTCAGCGAAGCCCTGGATGAGTACTTCGGGAAGATAACGGTCGAAAAGGCAAAGGTTGAGCAGACTAAAAAGCTAGAGGCGAAGAAGAGGCAGCTCCTTATGACGCTGAGGAAGCAGGAGGAGATGCTGAAGGGCTTCGAGGAAAGTGCGAAGGCCAACCAGGAGATAGGCGATTTGATCTACGCAAACTACGCCCTCGTGGAGCGCCTGCTGGAGGAGTTCAGGAAGGCAACCGAAACCCTCGGCTGGGACGAGTTTAAGCGCAGAATCGAGGAGGGCAAGAAAGCTGGAAACAAGGTCGCTCTGATGGTGAAGGGCATCGACCCCAAAGAGAAGGCCGTCACGATAGAGCTCGAAGGAAAAAAGGTCAGGCTCTACCTCAACAGGAGCATAGGGGAGAACGCGGAGCTATACTACGAGAATGCCAAGAAGTTCCGCCACAAGTATGAGGGTGCTTTAAAGGCCTACGAAGATACCAAACGGAAGCTCGACGAGGTTGAGAAGCTCATCGAGGAGGAGATGAAGAAGGAACTCAACGTCAAGAAAATCGAGCGGAGAAAGAAGAAGTGGTTCGAGAAGTTCCGCTGGTTTATCTCGAGCGAGGGCTTCCTCGTTCTGGCCGGAAAGGACGCGAGCACCAACGAGATTCTGATAAAGAGGCACATGACGGATAACGACCTCTACTGCCACGCCGACGTTTATGGCGCTCCCCACGTCGTAATCAAGGACGGGCAGAAGGCCGGGGAGAAGACAGTATTCGAGGCCTGCCAGTTCGCTGTCTCGATGAGCAAGGCATGGAGCAGAGGGGTCTACAGCGAGGATGCCTACTGGGCCTATCCAAACCAGGTCACCAAGCAGACCCCGAGCGGCGAATACCTTGGAAAAGGAGCTTTTATGGTCTACGGTAAGAGGAACTGGCTCCATGGACTGCCTCTCAAGCTCGCCGTCGGTGTGATAAACTACGAGGGAGAAGATTACGTGATCTGCGCCCCGGTGGACGCGATAAAGGCTCACACGGATAAGTACATCGTCATCAGACCTGGCTCGCTTAAGAAGAGCGAGCTCGTGAAGAGAATAAAGCACATCCTGGAGAAGTGGGGCTACAAAGTGAGGGAAGAGGACATCATGGCAGTCCTGCCGCCCGGAAATGGCGACGTTGTTGAAGTAGTCGGTTAG
- a CDS encoding sodium-dependent transporter, whose translation MEQQRDQWATKLGLILAMAGNAIGLGNFVRFPTQVAQNGGGAFMVPYFVALFFLGIPVMWIEWVAGRYGGKYGHGTLGPTYYLMARESLKPRSALWFGVIAGMLAFSLTVLLNSYYLHLIGWSAAYSWFSITGAYFGQNTGEFFSNYLSNYGQVFLFWGITVILLAIAVGQGVSKGIERWVKVIMPLLYVFAILMVGYIFVLGSPVDPNWSTIDGFKFIWSPNWSYLGDHLWEVMLAATGQIFFTLSLGMGIIQNYASYLGPKDDVALSGIATVSLNEFAEVVLGGSIAIPLATAYAPKIVPPEILAKGKSEALSWIGHEFGLGFSYTSLPNVFVSMGDAGRIFGALWFLLLWFAGFTSAIAMYNYLTALLEEDLNIKRSTGTWLVLLLYLVMGLPVVYISGYMDQVDAWVNFQLTLLALFDIIIAVYLFKPDNFWKELHEGAWMTVPSWYKPIILYIAPILLLVPMIGMFKSLVGSTLEWPARIAIIVMLVIGAVESYYSIKKKYAKELEKNEVIIRV comes from the coding sequence GTGGAACAACAGAGGGATCAATGGGCAACTAAACTCGGTTTGATTTTAGCAATGGCCGGAAACGCAATAGGCCTTGGTAACTTCGTCAGGTTCCCGACGCAGGTGGCCCAAAACGGTGGCGGCGCCTTCATGGTGCCGTACTTCGTGGCATTGTTCTTCCTCGGTATTCCAGTGATGTGGATTGAGTGGGTCGCCGGTCGCTACGGTGGCAAGTATGGCCACGGTACCCTCGGTCCAACGTACTACCTCATGGCCAGGGAGAGCCTCAAGCCGAGGAGCGCGCTCTGGTTTGGCGTTATAGCAGGAATGCTTGCCTTCAGTCTGACGGTGCTTCTCAACAGCTACTACCTGCACCTCATTGGATGGTCAGCGGCTTACTCCTGGTTCAGCATAACTGGCGCCTACTTCGGCCAGAACACGGGAGAATTCTTCAGCAACTACCTCAGCAACTACGGTCAGGTCTTCCTGTTTTGGGGTATAACGGTGATATTGCTTGCCATAGCCGTTGGTCAGGGTGTCAGCAAGGGAATAGAGAGATGGGTCAAGGTAATAATGCCGCTGCTCTACGTATTCGCCATCCTCATGGTCGGCTACATCTTTGTCCTCGGCTCCCCGGTTGACCCCAACTGGAGCACCATTGACGGCTTCAAGTTCATCTGGAGCCCCAACTGGAGCTACCTCGGAGACCACCTGTGGGAGGTAATGCTCGCGGCAACAGGGCAGATATTCTTCACGCTCTCGCTGGGTATGGGTATCATCCAGAACTACGCCAGCTACCTCGGCCCGAAGGATGACGTTGCCCTCTCGGGCATAGCCACCGTCTCGCTCAACGAGTTCGCTGAGGTCGTCCTCGGCGGTTCAATAGCCATACCGCTCGCCACCGCCTACGCTCCCAAGATAGTCCCGCCAGAGATCCTTGCCAAGGGCAAGAGTGAGGCCCTTTCCTGGATCGGTCACGAGTTCGGCCTTGGCTTCTCATACACCAGCCTGCCGAACGTCTTCGTAAGCATGGGGGATGCTGGAAGGATCTTCGGTGCGCTGTGGTTCCTGCTCCTCTGGTTCGCGGGCTTTACATCGGCCATAGCCATGTACAACTACCTCACGGCACTGCTTGAGGAGGACCTCAACATCAAGAGGAGCACTGGCACCTGGCTGGTACTCCTGCTCTACCTCGTGATGGGCCTCCCAGTCGTCTACATCAGCGGTTACATGGATCAGGTCGATGCGTGGGTGAACTTCCAGCTGACCCTACTAGCGCTCTTTGATATCATAATAGCGGTCTACCTCTTCAAGCCCGACAACTTCTGGAAGGAACTCCACGAGGGCGCATGGATGACCGTGCCAAGCTGGTACAAGCCAATAATCCTCTACATCGCACCAATACTGCTGCTGGTACCCATGATCGGAATGTTCAAGAGCCTCGTTGGATCAACGCTGGAGTGGCCGGCAAGGATAGCGATAATAGTGATGCTTGTCATAGGCGCCGTGGAGAGCTACTACTCAATCAAGAAGAAGTATGCAAAGGAGCTAGAGAAGAACGAGGTCATCATAAGGGTCTGA
- the psmB gene encoding archaeal proteasome endopeptidase complex subunit beta, with product MAEKLKGTTTVGIVCRDGVVLAADRRASLGNMVLSENVTKVFWIDDHLALAGAGSVGDILSIVRLLRAEAKLYRAKVGREMSVKALATLTSNILHGGRGYAYLAWFLVGGYDSAPRLYSIDAAGGVTEDRFTAAGSGMEFAFSILETEFEEDMPLKEGVKLALRAIKAATRRDVFTGGGVTLVTITEEGYKEWTEEEIKALLE from the coding sequence TTGGCTGAAAAGCTAAAGGGAACGACTACAGTCGGCATTGTATGTAGGGACGGCGTAGTCCTGGCAGCGGACAGGAGAGCATCGCTCGGCAACATGGTGCTGTCTGAGAACGTGACAAAGGTGTTCTGGATAGACGACCACCTGGCCCTCGCAGGGGCGGGTAGTGTCGGCGATATTCTGAGCATAGTAAGGCTTCTGAGGGCAGAGGCCAAGCTCTACAGGGCCAAGGTTGGCAGAGAAATGAGCGTTAAGGCCCTCGCAACACTGACTTCTAACATCCTTCACGGGGGCAGGGGCTACGCTTACCTTGCCTGGTTCCTCGTTGGTGGCTACGACTCTGCCCCGAGGCTCTACTCAATAGACGCCGCTGGCGGCGTTACGGAGGACAGGTTCACCGCCGCCGGTTCCGGAATGGAGTTCGCCTTCTCCATACTTGAAACCGAGTTTGAAGAGGATATGCCCCTTAAAGAGGGCGTTAAGCTGGCACTCAGGGCAATAAAGGCCGCCACCAGGAGAGACGTTTTTACCGGGGGCGGCGTTACCCTCGTTACCATCACAGAGGAAGGTTACAAGGAGTGGACCGA
- the gdhA gene encoding glutamate dehydrogenase produces the protein MVEIDPFEMAVKQLERAAQFMDISEEALEWLKKPMRIVEVSVPLEMDDGSVKVFTGFRVQHNWARGPTKGGIRWHPAETLSTVKALATWMTWKVAVVDLPYGGGKGGIIVDPKKLSEREKERLARSYIRAIYDVISPYTDIPAPDVYTNPQIMAWMMDEYEAISRRKVPSFGIITGKPPGVGGIVARMDATARGASYTVREAAKALGMDLKGKTIAIQGYGNAGYYMAKIMSEEHGMKVVAVSDSKGGIYNPDGLNADEVLEWKKKNGTVKDFPGATNITNEELLELDVDVLAPSAIEGVITKDNADKIKAKIVAELANGPTTPEADEILHEKGVLIIPDFLCNAGGVTVSYFEWVQNITGDYWDTETTRAKLDKKMTKAFWDVYNTHKEKGINMRDAAYVVAVQRVYDAMKWRGWVKK, from the coding sequence ATGGTCGAGATTGACCCCTTTGAGATGGCCGTTAAGCAGCTTGAGAGGGCTGCCCAGTTCATGGACATAAGCGAAGAGGCCCTCGAGTGGCTCAAGAAGCCCATGAGGATTGTTGAGGTCTCAGTTCCGCTCGAGATGGACGACGGTTCTGTCAAGGTTTTCACCGGTTTCCGCGTCCAGCACAACTGGGCCCGCGGTCCGACCAAGGGTGGTATAAGGTGGCACCCGGCCGAGACTCTCAGCACCGTTAAGGCCCTCGCCACCTGGATGACCTGGAAGGTTGCAGTCGTTGACCTCCCCTACGGTGGAGGTAAGGGTGGTATCATCGTTGACCCGAAGAAGCTCTCCGAGAGGGAGAAGGAGAGGCTCGCCCGCTCATACATCAGGGCCATCTACGACGTCATCAGCCCGTACACCGACATTCCGGCCCCGGACGTTTACACCAACCCGCAGATCATGGCCTGGATGATGGATGAGTACGAGGCCATCAGCAGGAGAAAGGTTCCGAGCTTTGGTATCATCACCGGAAAGCCGCCCGGAGTCGGCGGTATTGTCGCGAGGATGGACGCAACGGCGAGGGGTGCCAGCTACACCGTCCGCGAGGCCGCCAAGGCCCTCGGCATGGACCTCAAGGGCAAGACCATCGCCATCCAGGGTTACGGTAACGCTGGCTACTACATGGCCAAGATCATGAGCGAGGAGCACGGCATGAAGGTCGTAGCGGTCAGCGACAGCAAGGGCGGCATCTACAACCCGGACGGCCTTAACGCCGACGAAGTTCTCGAGTGGAAGAAGAAGAACGGCACCGTCAAGGACTTCCCGGGAGCTACCAACATCACCAACGAGGAGCTCCTCGAGCTTGACGTCGACGTCCTCGCCCCGAGCGCCATCGAGGGTGTCATCACCAAGGACAACGCCGACAAGATCAAGGCCAAGATCGTTGCCGAGCTCGCCAACGGTCCGACCACCCCGGAGGCCGACGAGATACTCCACGAGAAGGGCGTCCTCATCATACCGGACTTCCTCTGTAACGCCGGTGGTGTCACCGTCAGCTACTTCGAGTGGGTTCAGAACATAACCGGCGACTACTGGGACACCGAGACCACCAGGGCCAAGCTCGACAAGAAGATGACCAAGGCCTTCTGGGACGTCTACAACACCCACAAGGAGAAGGGCATCAACATGAGGGACGCCGCCTACGTCGTAGCCGTCCAGAGGGTCTACGACGCCATGAAGTGGCGCGGATGGGTGAAGAAGTGA
- a CDS encoding amino acid permease, protein MHMRVLSFLTSLLVALSFLLPWLRPPSGELTFLHILNEIVTSPNGFEGAFWWLNPSSTGSIFTYVAFFAGLFMILLGVFFGLLGGRLGPGVGLVGMLLFTVIAWYFYGGGFLEILGEGYLLALGSFVAGFLLAGGKYL, encoded by the coding sequence ATGCACATGAGAGTGCTGAGCTTCCTGACCTCCCTGCTCGTTGCTCTCTCGTTCCTCCTCCCCTGGCTTAGGCCGCCCTCCGGAGAGCTGACGTTCCTCCATATTCTCAACGAGATTGTGACTTCCCCGAACGGCTTCGAGGGAGCCTTCTGGTGGCTAAACCCGAGCAGCACGGGCTCAATATTCACCTACGTGGCCTTTTTCGCGGGCCTCTTCATGATACTCCTCGGCGTCTTCTTCGGCCTCCTCGGGGGGAGGCTCGGTCCAGGAGTCGGTCTGGTCGGCATGCTCCTCTTCACAGTCATCGCATGGTACTTCTACGGAGGGGGCTTCCTCGAGATCCTCGGTGAGGGCTACCTGCTGGCCCTCGGTTCCTTCGTGGCCGGCTTTCTCCTGGCGGGCGGTAAGTATCTCTAA
- a CDS encoding P-II family nitrogen regulator produces the protein MKKVEAILRPEDFENVKKALKSAGFMPLTVSSVQGRGVQGGVPPYDLLPKIKLEIVVNDSDLEQVIDIIARNAKRGIPGDGKIFVLPVYDAVRIRTGERGEEALY, from the coding sequence ATGAAGAAGGTGGAGGCTATTTTACGACCCGAGGATTTTGAGAACGTGAAGAAGGCCCTCAAGAGTGCAGGATTCATGCCCCTGACGGTCTCCTCCGTTCAGGGAAGGGGAGTTCAGGGAGGTGTTCCGCCGTACGATCTACTGCCGAAGATTAAGCTTGAGATAGTGGTTAATGACAGCGACCTTGAGCAAGTCATCGACATAATAGCCAGAAACGCCAAGCGGGGCATTCCCGGGGACGGGAAGATCTTCGTCCTGCCAGTGTACGACGCGGTTAGGATAAGGACGGGAGAAAGGGGGGAGGAAGCCCTCTACTAA